The Acanthopagrus latus isolate v.2019 chromosome 11, fAcaLat1.1, whole genome shotgun sequence genome segment AGGGAAGCTGAGAAGTGCTCTGAACACGGAGAAATACTGGCGTGTGTGATGTGAATATTACAGTGGCTGGgatgttttggggggttttttttggcaaattttCTTTTATATCTGAAAGCTGCATGAGCTGCACCTTGGTTTCAGAGATGTTAGCCTTCAGGCGGCTCAGCCTGTAGAGTGAACCAGAGCCGGTCGTGATGTTCTGCATCTGTTTCTCCAGCCGAGCCAGAGCACCGTCCATCTGTTCCAAGTCGACCAGTGAGGCGAGAGTGCAGCTGTCACAGTCTAGCAAACATGCAAGGAGTGAAGGAAGCTCCTCGTTAGGTGACTCGTCATCGCTCAAAACACGACTGCAAGGTGaatttttcaacacaaactcaCCGTGGCAGCCATCACCACCGCTGCTGTCAGCAGATGTGATGCACTCTGGGAAAGTTGAAAGGATATTTTAAGTTGAGTCATGTCCTGGTTGTAAGGTCTTGAGAAAATAGTCCCAGCTCCATCAGGGGTTATTTTCTCAGCTTGGGCTTGGAGATTAATTTATACCTGAAAACGTGCGTTACAAAGTGGAGCATGGAGTTCACAGAAGCATTTATCAAGCTtggaataaaagtgtttttggagCTCGATCACTCCTGGCCACTGAAAGTCAAAGATTTCTTTGACTTTTACCATTCTTTCTTTTCAATTCTGTCTCTTGGGAGTCTTGTAACTTCACCGAAATCCAATATTAAAACCACAGAGATCTTCAAAACATAGCAACTATGAAATATTGTAATGGACCACTCCCGGTTAATGGTAAACATGCGACtctacagctgaaaatgtgtcgttgtttttcttgttcctACAGTcaaatgtttgagcttcactgtgtagaaagACAGATGTGCACTGATTGACActaaaaggctgttttcacatttgttgCTCTGAGCTCGTTCAAAATTTGATGTTAAGAGACGGGCCTACGAGAATGATTTGTGATATCACAGATACTTTTGAAGTCAATCCTGACATACACTGAATGGACCTCACAGTGAATGAAGGaatgaaaaatgtccacataGTCATATCATCTATTTTCCTTAAGTGAGATGGAGCAGGTgtcattttaaggattttaatgtgGTAATTTTACTTGTCAGACACACTCATCAAACTCTAACGTCTGCCTTAAATCATGAGTGGAGGGGATGTTCATCTGAAAGTCTTTTCTCCTCAACccttatttgtgtttatgtattcaCCTCCGGTCAGAGAATTGCAGATGTTCACGGTGGCGTCCTTACAGGTGCAGGGCTTGCAGCTGCCGCCGTGCACCGCTGGATCCCCGTAGTAACCGAATGCACATCTtaataaagagagaaaacacagggaaaGAAGAAGATCAAGCCTTTTGAACCTTTCATGCCGACACTTTGGTGCACTGTGATGGTGACACACCTCTCACATCTGGCTCCACTGTAGCCCCGTCTACACAAACACTGGACCTCTCCTGAGCCGATGTCCAGACAGGCCAACGCAAAGCTGCAGAGTGGTTGGAATAAAAACCTTCATACTGGTGCAGAGCTTCGACAATTAAGATGTAGCTGTGTGAGGTGAAGAGACTGACTTGTTCCTTGTCGAGGGGCATGGACAGGCACGGCAGGTCCTGCTGGCTGCGTTTCCATAGTGACCCTCTTTACAGCGCTCACAGTTGTCCCCGGCAGTGTTGGACTGACAGTTCTGGGGGTCGGTTAGATGAAACAGAACATGAAGTGGAGTTTCGTGTCCAGTTCGGCCCACAATTTAACCAttatctgtgcatgtgtgtgtgtacaccaaCCACACAGTTGCCCGTGTGCTCGTCACACTCTTTGGACAGTCCATTGCAGCGACATGGCACACACTGACCCCTGTACGGTCCAGTTGGCTCTCTGTAGAAGCCGGAGCTGCACTTCTTGTatgaacacagagagacgaACAGTCGACTGAGAGTTACTTCACAGAAAGTAAACACTATAACACCACTCACCTGCTTAGAGAAGTGTTTTATCACTAGGTAATCACACTGCAAAATGACTAAATGCAGGAACATGTGAGTTTAAATCGTATTAATTACATCCTCGTCActgagaaaatactttttttcctcccctggTGTGAGTTTGTAAATCAGGGTGTGACATGGAGACACGTGGTGATACGAACACTGAAGagtatttctgtttaaaaatggaaatatgcGGGTAAACCGTGCAGCCTGGGATTGATCTTTGAATGCAATGAAACAGAGTAAAGGACAAAATGAGTCAGAACAATCTCAAGTGTCAGAGGAAAAGTtgcatctgcagctgaaaacccAACGGATAGCTGCCTTACCTGCGTGACAGCACCTGCTGTGTGGTTGCTGAAAGAAGGATCACAAAACTTTCTAGCACCGTACGTCTTCTGAGTGTGATGGAACTGATTGTGTCTGTCGTGCCCACACTTCGAATGTTTGTCAGCAGAGGGACACACCCGAGCAAAGTAAACCAAAAACAGCCACACGGCGCTGCAAAGCAACGACATATTCTGCTGCATGATGAGGCGTTTGGAAAAAGTCTGGAGGTGAAAcagtctctctgtcttcctctcagaaggctcctcctcctcctcacaggtaAACCCTGGAGCAGGTGAACCTTGGAGCGCTTTATGTGAGGCACATGAAGAAAAGCTGTACGGTCTGCAGTGAGTGTCGCACCGGCTCAAGGTTCAGTGAGGTGTGGTTGAACTCGCAGACATTGAGGTCTTAGTGGAGCAGGTGTGTGAGAACACGTGCAGTGACAAACGCTCGTCAAACACAATTTGTATCACTTTATTATCAGTAAGTCCAGAAGTTCAGTCCTCATTCATGCAagaatgaggaagaaaataaagagactGAAACAATTGTTTGcattgaaaacacaaagcaccattttatttgttttgtttcaaacagATTCACGTTGAGGCCTGAAACACTGAGATCACCAGGCTTGTGTCCCCCATCACCCCTCCATCCCACCCCTCCGTCTCAATACGTCACTGCAGTCCAACCCAGTCCATCAGTGTtactgttacaaaaaaaaaaaaaggtttgcagTCTGAAGATATAAAATacgttaaaaacacacacacagtgacattcaCATGCAGGGCGCCCTGATTTACTCTTTTTGGGGTAAAGTCTAAACAAAATTCATTGGGTTGCATCATGGCTAGAAATGATTACAGAATTACTCTATTAATTGTTCAAAGGAAGACCATGTAACTTGTGTGACAGCAGCCACTGTGTCGTTACAGAGTTACAGATAAGGCCTGGTCACAGCTGTAAGGGACAAAATCAATCCTCCATGGTTGAACATCAGTAGCTGGCGAGCTAATTGCTAACGTTTAGGCAGCCAGGTACAGATGTTAGTCACAACAGGATCTTCTCCATTGTCTCCTTACTGGGCTGATTAGTGGAATTTCATCAAGAGTTTTATTAATGAGGGACTTTTGTTACTTCCCTTTTTGGTTGGCTAACCAACATGCTGTTCAAATTTTACTTAATTTCAAGTTAAAATTCAGCAGGCTAATGGCAAAAATTCTGCTGGATTAATTCACTCTAATTCTGCAGGAGCTAAAGCTGCTGTGATCGGGCCTTTATTGGATAATGCTGAATAAATGCTGGACTGCTAGCATTTAGCTAAAATGCTAAGCTAGTGTAACATTGGCACAAGTGGAGATGAGTTTTAATGGTCTAGTAACGTCTGTTACACAGCTGCAGTatgtttgctaatgttagccaagATTAGCCACCATAAGCTAAAGGCCACAGAATGGTTGTAAATTAGTTTGTATTTGTAAGTGTTTGTAAGTAATGTTGTATTACTTCCGTCCAAAAGTTACATTACTCACTACATTACAGTCTCATTTCAATTATTTAACcagcatttttcatgtttgacgGATCAATCAATACGTCCCTGAGAGAAGCGATGTGTTCACTGTTACGTGAGTCTTTGAACATTATCTACGGTGTCAGAAAGGTTCAGCAGAAGGTTCAGAAAATGAGGATGATATAGAAGTGCTTTAGAGAAGACATGGGCTGCGTCAGCATCgactgatgttgttttctgagACAGTCCAGCGTCAAGAGTTGCGCATCGACGCGCAACTGAGGCAGCTTATCAGAATCATACGATGGGGTACAGAGCGTAGCTCGCGATGCCGCAGGTGTTTCTTCCATCTCTGATGACTCGCATGTAGCCGCCTTCACCCCAACTGGAGCCCCAGCTGAAACAGAATAAGAAAAACAGCTTATTGACCTTATAAGAAACACTTCCACAGgttataaatactgtaaattaaaGCTAGTGTTCAACCAGTGTGGATTTTCTGACCTGTTTTTAATGATCCAGTAGTCTTGACCTCCTTCAGTGCCGTAGCCAACCAGCAGGACTGCGTGACTCAGATTGTTTGGGTTACAGTTGGGCTCGTCATAGATTCCtgaaaaaggacatttttatcctgcattaattcattatttggCCACTTTGagcaacattattattaattatttgtgtcatgtgcatgtgtatctGATGAATTTGGATCTTGGATGAATGTCCACTGGGAGGTTTGTGGACATGAAACTAGACTAACATGGCGGCTTGTTCGGAAACTTTCTCTCATCATTCTGAAAACATGTTAAGTTTAAAGCAGGCATTGTGAAGCCTTGCCCTTTGAAATGCAACATGAGATGTGAACACCAACCATAAGCCAGATATACACTCTTCTTTATCACCTGTTTTGGTCTCTCCCAACTCCAAAGGGAAATATCTGGTTCTTTATCCACTTAATACCCCACTATCAACAGCTAGTTGATGACTGTGACTATCATTTCATGCTGAGCAGGTCATGGACAGTTGTTTTGTCTAATTATTTTGCTGTAAACATCTGCAAGGCTCATGAGAGCTGTGAGACTTAAAACAACGACAGTAAAAGATTTatgccaaaacaatgagctgaaagatgatACAACGCTCCGTAGAACTGGGGGGAATTTTAGTCAGAGTTTGAAATTCTTCCTGAATTACTACTGATCATTCAATAGGTTATACCATCTCCATTAATAAAGATAACTAACCTGAGCTGTAGAAAAGGAAGCTGGAATGATCTGCATCGATGGCCACCGTGATTGGACCGATTGTCGCCACGGCATCAGCCAGAGCCTGCTCGTCTCCTTTAGCTATGAACCTGTAGTCTCTGATATGGGCGACCGCTAGTGAGCTGTCGTAGTAACAGGGCTGGGTATCCTGCGGAGAGCAACGCAGAGTTTAGAGTTAATGGCAGGCCGGACACAGTAATGAACTGTTTTGACTGTCTTGATGGAGGTGGAGCCGGCAGGTGGAGCCTCACCACTGAGGTGTATGGGTAGGTGCTGGTCGCCTGCAGCCCGTTGTTGACCACGTAGTCGTACGCGTTGGCCATCCAGGCACCATTGCAGCCGTAAGTGCCGTAAGATTTGGAGCAGTCCACCAGGTTCTGTTCACTCAGAGATATGAGCTGACCCGTCTTCTTGTACATTTGTCCCTCTATGGCTCCCGTAGTGCTGAAGGCCCAGCAGGAGCCACAGTAGCCCTgtgaagaacattttaaaatgtgaaggCGGTCACGATTCAGTCTGGATAAAACCCTCTAAAGCTGAGGTTAAAAATGTCTTACCTGGTCTTTCACCTCAGTGACAAAACCCATCTTGCTGTAGTCGACAGCTTTAGCGTCCAACATACGAGCATTGTGACGCAGTCGTCGGGACGAGACGATCTTCCCTCTCTTCACAAACTGGGCGTTTATCCTGGCGCCTTGCAAAACACGGAACTCTCGACTTGTCTACATGTGGGGAACATCAGCGATATTAACTCAAAGTAAGGGTTGAAaagctctatattccaacatTAGTCACTTTATAGTGTGTCTCTCCTTCCCCTGCAATAACAGAGAAAActcattttctggtatccctgccgactttatccaatcaggacagagaacaaCTTAAAGAGACGGTCCTGTTGGCTCCTGAAATTGCTGGatagctaaaaaaacaaaacaaaaaacaacaacgcttacagcagctttcatCAAACAAGCAAAGAATGTTTACAGAATTGTTTAATATGTTTCTAAATACACTGGAATGGTTGAAACCACTTTCTTTTATCTGTAGAGTGTACATGTAGCTGGAGCCAGAAGATggttatcttagcttagctt includes the following:
- the cts12 gene encoding procathepsin L isoform X1; the protein is MFPLSSVTLITPMQPAGLLLLVLLCGPWHAASDSDEAILSEWELWKSSHGVSYEEMDDLQRRVIWESNKRIIDDNNQGFLMGMRPFTMAMNKYGDLTSREFRVLQGARINAQFVKRGKIVSSRRLRHNARMLDAKAVDYSKMGFVTEVKDQGYCGSCWAFSTTGAIEGQMYKKTGQLISLSEQNLVDCSKSYGTYGCNGAWMANAYDYVVNNGLQATSTYPYTSVDTQPCYYDSSLAVAHIRDYRFIAKGDEQALADAVATIGPITVAIDADHSSFLFYSSGIYDEPNCNPNNLSHAVLLVGYGTEGGQDYWIIKNSWGSSWGEGGYMRVIRDGRNTCGIASYALYPIV
- the cts12 gene encoding procathepsin L isoform X2, encoding MGTKQTHSRAVQPAGLLLLVLLCGPWHAASDSDEAILSEWELWKSSHGVSYEEMDDLQRRVIWESNKRIIDDNNQGFLMGMRPFTMAMNKYGDLTSREFRVLQGARINAQFVKRGKIVSSRRLRHNARMLDAKAVDYSKMGFVTEVKDQGYCGSCWAFSTTGAIEGQMYKKTGQLISLSEQNLVDCSKSYGTYGCNGAWMANAYDYVVNNGLQATSTYPYTSVDTQPCYYDSSLAVAHIRDYRFIAKGDEQALADAVATIGPITVAIDADHSSFLFYSSGIYDEPNCNPNNLSHAVLLVGYGTEGGQDYWIIKNSWGSSWGEGGYMRVIRDGRNTCGIASYALYPIV